Proteins encoded together in one Elusimicrobiota bacterium window:
- a CDS encoding type II toxin-antitoxin system prevent-host-death family antitoxin produces the protein MQFTSIANLKNNACKIISAVEKGKDTILTKHGRPVAVISHLSEDEIDDYILTHHPKFKNAIEDAYKNSFKHKGKNIEKLIKSLENKL, from the coding sequence ATGCAATTTACGAGTATCGCGAATCTTAAAAATAATGCGTGTAAAATCATTTCCGCAGTAGAGAAGGGAAAGGACACCATTCTTACAAAACACGGCAGACCCGTTGCCGTTATTTCTCATCTTTCCGAAGATGAGATTGATGATTATATCCTTACCCATCATCCAAAATTCAAAAATGCAATTGAAGACGCTTACAAAAATTCTTTTAAGCATAAGGGTAAAAATATTGAGAAACTTATTAAAAGTTTGGAGAACAAACTTTGA